In the genome of Calothrix sp. PCC 6303, the window CTGACTTTGAGAATACAATTTCCCATATCTTTTTGTAGAGTAACAGTAATACTACCGTCCTCTGGTGTAAACTTCATGGCATTGGATAGGAGATTGTAAATCACCTTATCAAATTTTTCCAAATCTAAATACACAGTTGGACATGGAGCTAAATTGGCAATTAGTTTTAGCCCTTTTTTCTCACAGTAGTGACGGAAAGAGTCGATAATTTGGCTGGTGAAATCTACCAAATCACAGGGACGGAAACTAGGCTGCATTCTCCCAGCATCCAGACGTTGTAAATCGAGTAATTGGTTAACTAGACGTAACAATCGGCGAGAATTCCGGAGTGCGATCGCGCTTTGCTCAAAACTCAAGCCTGCTTTTGTTGCCACCGCTGATTCCAAGGGACCTTGAATCAAAGTAATTGGTGTTCGGAATTCATGGGAAATATTCTGGAAAAATTCGGTTTTCTGCCTATCTAAGGTGATTAATCGCTCGGCTTGATCACGGGTTTTTTGATACAAACGCGACTGTTGCACGGCAATTGCGGCTTGAGATGCCACGGCTTTAGCTAACTCTACCTCCGATGGTAGCCATTTCCTAGCTTTGCCAGCCTCCCGTAGGGTAATACTACCAATACTCTTACCATCCGCTAATAGTGGCACCACCATCAACGAGCGACTAGTACCCCGCAATGGTAAATCAATATGCTCCAACTCCCATGGCAAATTAAAATCATTCATATCCACAACCAAAACAGGTTCGTGGGTGCGTAGCATTTCTTGGAGTAGGGGATTTCCTTTAATAGGTGCCAAAGACTGGGGTAATTCTTGATTGTTTTTGTTACTATTTATACTTTTTATTTCAATATTTTCTAAATGTATTTCGGTATAGTCAGAGCCATCATATAAACCGACACATTGGACATATTGATCCTCCTCAGTCCACAGTGATAGTACACAACCATCAACCTGTAAGGCTTGTCCCAGTTGCTGAGTAATCGCCGCAAAAATATCTTGAGGATCAAGACTAGAACGAATTGCATTTGTAATGGTGTTAATTAGGCTCTCGCGTTTGGCAAGCGATCGCACTTGTTCTAAAGCGTAAGCCTGGGATAAAGCCAGTGCCGCCTGATCCGCCACCATCTCTGTCAATTTGACCTCATCATCGCTCCAGAAACGTGTAACTCCACTTTGGTGCAACGCCAACACCGCCATCAATTCTCCTCTAAAAATTAGCGGTACTACCAAGCTAGAACAAATTTCAGCTGCGGCAAAGGTTGCTGAACGTTCTTGGAGTTCATTTGTATCACCTTGGATTCGCTGATCGTGAGCAATATCATTAATAACTTGAACTTCCCGCGTTTCCCAAATTGTATGTGCTAACAACGACGTTGAAGAAACAACAGAAAGCTGAGGTGATTGCTGAGTTTCTAGAGCATTTTCCAGTATCGCCTTTTGATAAATGAATCCCTCATCTACCAACTGCCCATCCTGAAATGGTCGTAATAAGCACACATCAACTTCCAACATAAGCCCGACAGTATCGACAATTATCTGTAAAATTTGCCGATAGTCTAAGGTACTACGAATTGTATTTGTAACTGTATTGAGAATTGATTCTTGCCGCAGAGTGCGAGTTAACTCGCGGGTACGTGCCTTAAGAACATTATGGGTATCCAAAGCCTGCCGAACTACAGCCTTTAAGTCTTCCGCTTCCCAAGGCTTAGTTACATATTTAAATACTTTACCTGCATTAATAGCTTCTACCAAATCTTCGATATCGGTATAGCCAGTTAAAATAATCCGAATAATATCTGGATATTTGGTTGCCGTCATACTCAAAAATTCTGTACCGCTCATCATCGGCATCCGCTGATCGGAGATGATTACAGAAACATCTCCTTCTTCTGCCAACAAATCTAACGCGGCAAGACCAGAATTTGCCCTCAATACCTGGTATTCACGATAAAAGGTACGATAAAGCAAGTCGAGATTGTCGGGTTCATCATCAACAACCAAAATTTTAGGCTTACTGTTTGCTGGGGATTTCATGCACCGCTTTCCTGCTGCAATGACAATTGGATAAAAAACAAACCGATCGGCTTAGGGTGAGATTGAGTCAGGTAATAGCAGAGCATTTCGACTCCATAGGCGATTTTCCTAAATAACTTCTGAGCCAAAAAGAGTATTGGTTCACAAATGTTTACCTCAATAACTGACGCTGATACGCCATTAACTATTTGTATGGCACCTCCAAAATAAATCAATGGTAGGATGCGAACGACTCACGTCGCGCAAGCTTCGCATATGATTCATCGGCATTGACAAAATTTGCTCTGACCTCCACTAAGTAAATATCGATCGTCCAACTAAGTCTTCAACCTCCATCGAAAACAGAAACCAGGTTGAAGGTGCATATTAATTTTTCCCATCGCAGTCCCAACACTAACATCTGTAAGCAAATTTTCTTGATTAAAGTCAT includes:
- a CDS encoding response regulator, giving the protein MKSPANSKPKILVVDDEPDNLDLLYRTFYREYQVLRANSGLAALDLLAEEGDVSVIISDQRMPMMSGTEFLSMTATKYPDIIRIILTGYTDIEDLVEAINAGKVFKYVTKPWEAEDLKAVVRQALDTHNVLKARTRELTRTLRQESILNTVTNTIRSTLDYRQILQIIVDTVGLMLEVDVCLLRPFQDGQLVDEGFIYQKAILENALETQQSPQLSVVSSTSLLAHTIWETREVQVINDIAHDQRIQGDTNELQERSATFAAAEICSSLVVPLIFRGELMAVLALHQSGVTRFWSDDEVKLTEMVADQAALALSQAYALEQVRSLAKRESLINTITNAIRSSLDPQDIFAAITQQLGQALQVDGCVLSLWTEEDQYVQCVGLYDGSDYTEIHLENIEIKSINSNKNNQELPQSLAPIKGNPLLQEMLRTHEPVLVVDMNDFNLPWELEHIDLPLRGTSRSLMVVPLLADGKSIGSITLREAGKARKWLPSEVELAKAVASQAAIAVQQSRLYQKTRDQAERLITLDRQKTEFFQNISHEFRTPITLIQGPLESAVATKAGLSFEQSAIALRNSRRLLRLVNQLLDLQRLDAGRMQPSFRPCDLVDFTSQIIDSFRHYCEKKGLKLIANLAPCPTVYLDLEKFDKVIYNLLSNAMKFTPEDGSITVTLQKDMGNCILKVRDTGIGIAAEQIPYLFERFRQAEGSENRSYEGSGLGLALVKELVEIHGGQVSVESVYGQGTTFTISLPPGSTHLPEQQVLETTAEINLSRASVELADLELLETVGDEPLILESQGGENTAGHSILVVDDNPDLRGYVSGILHTHGYQVYLARNGAEGFRIAEKFVPSLIVTDLMMPLVTGLEMIEMIRKESKLKGIPIILLTAKIDEETRIAGTELGADAYLAKPFNDRELLAEVRNLLALKANERRVLELNTYLTESVLQRFLPPGLVQKAAVGDLVLDLRPEPRLITVLFSDIVGFTQLSNTLRSRKVAELLNEYLEAMTRAVFSNGGTVDKFMGDAILALFGAPEELTPNEQVRRAINTARAMLRSLEQLNQRWCEQGIFDSQGISGVQFRCGIHQGTAVVGMFGSAERADYTAIGPSVNIAARLQQAASPGTILASAAVADYLQDEEITKGSSLELKGVDETVLTFVVAPEIAVNR